The sequence GTGTTCAACCTGTACCTTGGGAAGAAGTGTCACGCTACGGTGTCGTAGACGGCACACTGTTGGCTGACCGTGTCTACAAGGCCAATCGGCTCGTGGAGAAACCGAAGAGAGAAGATGCGCCTTCCAATCTGGCCATATTGGGCCGCTACATATTGACTCCGCGCATCTTTGATCTACTCGGTGAGCAGCAGGTGGGAGTGGGCGGAGAAATTCAACTCACAGACGCCATAGCCCGCCTAAGCGAAGTAGAGCGAATTATTGCTTATGATTTCGTGGGTCAGCGTCATGATGTCGGCGAGAAAATGGGCTTCATCCAGACCAGCATTCATTACGCGCTTCAGCGTGAGGAGCTTAGAGATGGCTTGCTCCGTTATCTTAAAGAGGTCATTGACAGCGAAGCGGAGAAGGCTATTAACCAATAATACTTGTACCCAGAAACCTAAAAATAGCGACTCCCTGTGATGAACAGAGAGTCGCTATTTTTTAATGTGAGACCTTCATATAGACCACTGTTAGCTTGAGGTACTGTCAATGGCTTATAGAAGTCTTAGTACTTCGTCGCTACGATTGCATCAATCTGAGCTGCTTCCGTTGGATCGGCAGCGATCAAGAGATCATATGCTGCCTGATCCTGACCGCTATCTTTCTTCAGCGCAGCCAGATACCAGCGGGCAATTTCCCGATTCTGCACATCTGTATAATCCGTACTCAGACCCAGCTTCAAAGTTGCCGCTGCGGTTTTGATATCCCCTGACATAAACTGTATTTTTCCAGCATTTAGTGCAATAGCCGGAGTAACCGAGAACGGACGTCCCTGCATTTGTTCGGGAGGGAGTGTTTTTAGATGCTCCACACCGTCAACTACATGTTTGTAGGCTTCCAGTCCTGTTTTGAAATATTGTTGTTTCTTAGCATCGTCCTTTTGTACAAAGGCCGCATTTCCTAGTGTAAAGGAACGACTGATCAGAGTATTGTACCAATCAATATCCCAGTTGAACTTATCAGCATTGTCGAGGTATACGCCGTAAGCCAGGTCGCTTTGTCCTTTCAGATCATAATAACTTACTAATTGGGCCAAAAGACTCTTATTATAAGGCTCATCCTTTAGAGCGCGCGTTAATACACTGTAAGACTCGACAAGGTATTTTTCATCTTTAGTCTGGCTAAATACCTGCTGATCCAGCGATGATAGGTACATAGCCGATTCAGGATGATAAGGGCGATCCTTCAAAGCCTCAACCAGAGGCGCTTTGATCTCTTCGTAAGATTGACTGACACCCAGTAGGTTTTTCGCCTTCAGAGCCGCAGCACTAGAACTGATAGCTCCAATTGACAGAAAGAGCAGAAACACAGTTCCGATCGCAATGACAGCGAAGTAACTGTTACGCAGCCAAGATGTATTCCAATTTCGGCGGAGAGGTTTACTTTCCATGACAGCTGCCATACCAGCCAGGCCAAGAAAGACCAGAATACCCATAAACGCATAACTCATATTGAAATCCAGTAGACTGTGGATGAGAATAGACAACGCAATGATCAGATAAAAGAAACCATTATTGAACTCATCTTTATCCCGTTTTACATATCCACGAATATATTTATAGAAGATATAGAGGATAAAGCCCATAAACACGATAAATCCAAGAATACCGACCTCAATCAAGTATTGGAGGAAGAAGTTATGCACCTGACGGCTTGTATAAGGGTTGTTCTGATAATGCTCATACAATGAGGACCAGCCCCCGCCTCCGGTACCGAGAATTGGGTAATCTTTAATAACCTTTACGGCATCTTTATAAAAAGTAATCCGTTCGAGTACACTGTGCTGTTTGAAGTTGATATTCTCCAGACGAGTTTCCATATTCGCAGGCAATATCTTGCTTGCACTTGTGCCGATGAGCAGGAACGCAACAATTGCGACCAGTACAACCGATCCGAGCGGAATCCACAAGCCAGTCAGCTTACGCGAACCCCAGCTTCCCAACTTCTGTTGCAGCCAAGGGGCCACGAAACGCTGAATGACCCAGCCGATGCCAGCCACAATTAAGGAAGCTCCCAGCAGGTATCCCCAACCCTTGAGAGCAGCGGAAGTAGTATACTTTGTACTCAGCTCTAATCCCAGATCAGTTATTGGAGTTGTTATCGCCAGCGCAGCAACACCCGCTACTCCGAGCTGTAGGATCCACAGAAGCTGCTGTGCAGGCTTTAGGAATAATAGCAGCAAGATGAACACAACAGGCAGCAATACGAGTCCACCGCGTGAGAGCGTCAGCAGGATCGATACAATGATGGGTACAAGCATAAAGCCATGTGTCAGCGTTCCATACCATTTACGGGAGCGAACCAGCGCGAAGACAGCTACAAACAGAAAAGCCATTAGGAAGGCTGCATATGTATTCGCATATTGGAAGATAGAGGTGAGCCGCAGACCGTTAGAGTCAGTCATTACCGCATCCAAGTATTTACCACCCTGCACTGTGTTTGAGAACCAGCCCACTAAAGAACCGGCGAAACTCCAGCTACCTAGCCAATTCAGGAGTCCAAAACCCACAATAAAGTAAGCAATAGCAAGCAGAGCGTTCTGAATGACAAGATTTAGTTGCTTTTGCTTCAAGAGATATAAAGCTATAATGAATATTGCGACATACATGCTCTGGATAAACAGCATATTCATCGCCATATAATGCGAAACAGCGACAAACAGCGACAGGGCATACGTTAGAGGCAGCAACAGTGCGGACACCGCTACCAAGTCCCTCTGCTCTTCCAACTTGAACTTTTTGTAGTACAGGCCAACCCAGACCAGCAGCATAAACCCGCTTAGCAAGGCCGCTACATATATTGGCTTCTCAAAGTCCACCTGCTGCCCATTAAACAATCCTACTTGAAATGGGGTCCAGATCAAAAACAAAATTAAAGCAACAACCAACGCCCATATCGAGGCTGGGATTTTTTCAACAATTCTCGACTGAGCGGCATTTTTACCGTATACTGGTTTCGACACGTTATAATCTCCTTTTCCTGTAGGTACGAGAATATTTTAGCATATTGAATAATCATTGGGCTACTTTAATCCGATTCTATGATGTTATTAGTTATATGTAAATGGCTTAACTTACCAAGAAATCGCATGGAGGCTTTATAAATGAAATGTAATAATAACCTGGATGTTGTCTATGACTAATGCCAAATCTCTTATTTATAAAAGACTTTATAAAATTGCAGTTAGATTTAAACCTATAGCGGTGAGGATATTCTCTTTTGAGACTAGGCAGCGCGTTAAGCAAAGGCTGCTCAAGACGGCTTTTCCTATCCATAGGAGTGTTAAGTTGTCACCTACAAAGGATGAGCTTACTGGTGTAAACCTTGTGGGGTACTCCAGAGCTGAGATGGGAATTGGTGAGTCTTGCAGAATAGCAGCTAAAAGTATCAGCGCTGTTGATATCCCATTTGGTATTATAAATTTCACCGGCACGAATTCAGCAAGTATGAATGATGATACTTGGGTACATAAGGAAATACTAGAGCCTAAGTATAATCTTAATATCTTTCATATTAATGCGGAACAAATGATTGAAATCTATGCTCACTATGGAAACTCCATTTTTAAAGATCGTTATAACATCGGTTATTGGCATTGGGAGCTACCTGATTTTCCTGATGAGTGGAAAGAAAGCTTTAATTTAGTGGATGAGATCTGGGCACCTTCTACGTTTGTTGTGGACTCTATTGCTATGAAAAGCCCAGTTCCTGTTGTTAAGATACCACATAGCATCGAAGTGAGGATCAACATTAAGCGAAATCGTGCTTACTTTCAATTACCTGAACACACTTTTCTCTTTCTTTCTATGTATGACTTGAAAAGTTATCAGGACAGAAAAAATCCACAGGCGTCCATTAAAGCTTTCCAATTAGCTTTTCTACCTGAAGATGAGTCTGTAGGTCTAGTGATTAAAGTAAACAGTGCTCAGCAACAGCGATCGCCAGAATTGGATGAGCTTCATTCACTGATTGGTAATTACAAGAATATTTACTTGATAGAGAAGACGCTATCGAGAAATGACACCAATGCTTTGATTTCCGTAACAGACAGTTACATATCCCTTCATCGGAGTGAAGGCTTTGGTCTAGGATTAGCAGAAGCTATGTATCTTGGGAAACCCGCTATAGGTACTAACTGGTCATCAAACACTGATTTTATGAATCACAGTAATTCTTGCTTGGTGGATTATACTTTAGTACAGCTTAACCATGATCACGGTCCCTATAAATCTTATCAATACTGGGCCGATCCTGACGTAGAACATGCAAGCCGCTATATGCGTAAACTTTGTGACGACAGAAACTATTATAAAGAAATATCGTCAAAAGGTGAGGAACATATAAAGAAAAATTTCTCTCCACAAGCAATAGGTGAACTGATAAAGAGTAGACTGCATTATATTTCTTTGTGGAAATTTGGAGGATGAAATGACAATCACATGTGTAATCATGGCAGGTGGCAAAGGGGAACGATTTTGGCCTAAAAGCCGGACTAACCTCCCAAAACAGTTTCTAAATATCTCAGGCACGAAATCAATGATTCAACAGTCGATAGCGCGACTGGAGAAACTGATTGATATTAGCCAAATCTTCATTGTTACCAATGAACTGTATGCTGAATTGATCAAGGCGCAAATCCCGCATTTACCACTAGCAAATATTATTATTGAGCCAGTGGGACGCAATACTGCACCATGTATTGGACTTGCATCCATAATTATTGAAGACCGTTTTCCAGATAGCACAATGATCGTAATACCTTCAGATCATATTATTGAGAATGAAGAGGGTTTTGTGAGAATCTTGAAAACTGCAGTAGAGGTTGCACAGGATAATAGCAATTTGGTAACACTCGGTATTCAACCAACATACCCTGAAACTGGGTACGGCTATATTGAGAGCAGCGATCAATCGCAGCAAATTAATGAATTACCAGTTCATAAAGTTAATAAGTTCGTTGAAAAGCCTGATCTAGCAACAGCCCAGTCCTATCTGGAATCGGGTAATTTCTACTGGAATAGCGGAATTTTTATTTGGAAAATAGAGACAATTAGAGGTTACATAAAAGAACTTATGCCAGAAATGCATGATATATTAGAGACAATGAAGACCGTTCTTAAATCCAAGGACCGCGATGCAATCATTCGGTCGGAGTTTCTAAAAATGCCAGACCAGTCCATTGACTATGGAATTATGGAAAAGGTCAATAATATATATGTTATCCCTTGTGTATTTGGCTGGGATGATGTCGGGAGCTGGACCGCTCTAGAACGGATTAGCGACCTTGACGAAAATGGAAATGTCATTAAAGGTAATATTTTAAACCTCGATACTAAGCGCTGCATCATAGAGAGCAATGGAAAGTTGATTGCTACTCTTGGAATTGAGGATCTAATTATTGTAGATACTGAAGATGTTACTTTGATTTGTACTAAAGACAAAGCTCAAGAGGTTAAGTTATTGCTCAAAGAGTTGCGTATGCAAAAGCTTGAACAATATCTGTAAGCTATAGATATTCAATTATTTTTAATAATAAAGGGGAACTATGAAATGACTAAACACGCACTAATCACAGGAATCACAGGACAAGACGGTTCATATTTGGCAGAACTTTTGCTCTCTAAAGGATATAAGGTATTCGGTTTACGTCGCAGAACGAGTGTGCCGATTCTTGAGAATCTTGAACACCTGAAGAATGAAATAGAATTTATTGACGGTGACCTGCTAGATTTAGGCTCCCTAATTAATGCGGTACGTATTTCTAATCCTGATGAAGTATATAACTTGGCAGCTCAATCATTTGTAGCAACTTCATGGATTCAACCAGTCTCAACTGGACTGGCAACAGGTATTGGAGTAACAAATATGCTGGAGGCTGTACGCTTAACGAAACCCGATGCAAGATTCTACCAGGCCTCAAGCAGTGAAATGTTTGGTAAGGTAGTAGAAACACCACAAAAGGAAACAACACCTTTCTACCCCCGCAGCCCATACGGAGTTGCTAAAGTATATGGCCATTGGATAACTGTGAACTATAGAGAAAGCTACAATATGTATGCTTGCTCAGGTATCTTATTCAATCATGAGTCACCACGTCGTGGTATTGAATTCGTAACCCGTAAGGTTACTGATGCTGCAGTAAGAATCAAACTGGGAATGCAAACCGAGCTGCGTATGGGCAACTTGGATGCACAAAGAGACTGGGGTTTTGCCGGCGATTACGTAAAAGCTATGTGGCTTATGCTTCAGCAGGACAAACCAGAGGACTTCGTGATTTCAACTGGCGAAACCCACAGTATTGAAGAATTGGTGGAAATCGCATTTACTCATGTTGGCTTGAACTGGAGAGATTATGTTGTTGTTGATCAGAAGTTCGTAAGACCGGCTGAAGTGGATCTGTTACTTGGTGATTGCACCAATGCTAAAGAGAAACTGGGCTGGAAACTAGAAGTTGGATTTGAACAGTTGGTGAAGATGATGGTTGATAGTGATATGAAGAAGGTATCTTCAAATTATAAAAACGACATAAAATCGGGTCTCTAATATGCGTGCACTAATTACAGGGATAACGGGATTTGTAGGTGCTCATTTAGCTGAAGAACTACACAATCAGGGATATGAAGTGTTTGGGACAACTAGAAAAAGTTGTCCTAATGCTATGTTTGCAAACTCTGCAATTCAAATTATTCCGATGAATTATAATAGTGAAGAAGATATTTTAGAAATACTAAATAAAATAAAACCTCATGAAATATATCATTTAGCCGGACAAAGTTCAGTTAAAATGTCTTGGGAAAATAAAGTGGATACATTAGAAACCAACATAATTTTAACAGTTAAACTCCTAGAAGCTCTTCGTAAAAGTGATGTGGCTGATAGTGCGAAGTTGCTTATGATTGGATCTTCAGAAGAATATGGTTCCATTGACAATGAAAATACGCCTATCACTGAAGAAGCTGTTTTAAGGCCGATAAGTCCATACGGGGTATCGAAAGCCAGTACTTCATTGTTATTTCAGCAGTATGTTAAAGTATATGGCTTGAAGCTTCTTTATGCGAGACCCTTTAACCACATTGGACCAGGACAGGATATTGGTTTTGTTACTTCTGATTTTGCAAAGCAAATAGTAATGATAGAAAAAGGTATTCATTTACCGAATATTTCTGTGGGGAATTTAGAAGCACAGAGAGATTTTACAGATGTACGTGATATTGTAAGTGCCTATACGATGTTGGTTGAAAAAGGCCAAATCGGAGAAATATATAATATATGTTCTGGGAAACCTCACGCGATAAAATATATTTTAACTTATTTATTAGATTTGAGTTTCAATAAGAATATCCAAGTCAAACAGGATGAAAATAAAATGAGACCATCTGAGTTTCCAATTTACATAGGGGATTCAACAAAAATTCAAGAGCATATTGGTTGGGAAACTACTTACTCTATCGAAAAATCGTTACAAGATATTTTGAATTACTGGAGAATTATGATTTAAGGAGCTAGTTAAATGTTAAAAAAAATCAAGGAAATATATAATTATCGACAAATGCTTGAAAGTATGGTTTTAACAGATCTTAGAACCAGGTATAAAGGATCATTTTTAGGATTCTTTTGGACGCTTTTAAATCCATTGTTAATGCTCGCCGTGTATTCAATGATTTTTAAGTATGTCGTGCGAATATCCCTAGAGAACTACACGTCTTATCTTTTTATTGGGATTATTAGTTGGAACCTTCTAAGTCAATCTCTTACATCAGGAGCTACAGCTGTTGTTCGAAATGCCGGTTTAGTAAAAAAAATATACTTTCCTAAAGAGATACTTCCGCTGTCAGTTGTTATCGGTGGGATCATTAACTTTTTATTGAGTTTAATTGTTCTCTTTCCAGTCCTTCTATTCTCTCATATAGAAATGGGATGGCCTTTATTGTTTCTTCCCATACTCTTAGTGGTATTTTCTATATTCACACTAGCTTTAACAACATTGGTTTCTTGCTTAAATGTTTATTTTCGCGATTTAGAACATATTATAGGTGTTTTTATTATGGCATGGTTCTACTTAACACCAATTGTTTTCACATCAGATATGATTCCCGCAGGTTTGAAAACTGTATTTAATCTTAATCCGATGACCACTATAATGGAAGGCTTCCATGATGTGTTCTTTTACAACAAAGTACCTGATTTATCCATTTTGTCAGTAATAGCAGTTCTTTCAATAGGACTATTGATCATATGTTACGCTACATTTGCTAAGTTAAGTAGAAATTTTGCAGAAGAGATCTAAGGAGTGTGCTCTAATGGATGCAATTTCCATTAAAAATGTTACCAAATCTTTTAAAATATTCTCTGAAAGAAGTGCGACCTTAAAAGATAGAATTGTTAATCGAAGAAGGAATAACTTTCAACAGTTTTTTGCATTAAAAGATGTGTCATTGGATATTCAGAAAGGCCAGACCTTAGGGTTTGTTGGACGAAATGGTTCTGGTAAAAGTACCTTACTTAAGTTATTGACAGGAATACTGTATCCTGATAGTGGTGAAATAGAAGTGAAGGGGAAGGTTTCAAGTTTATTGGAGCTTGGAGCTGGTTTTCATCCCGATTTTACAGGGAGAGAAAATATTTTTATGAATGCCGCTATACTTGGGTTGAGTAAAAAAGAAATAAAAATGAAATTAGATAAAATAATTGCATTTTCAGAGCTGAAAGAGTACATTGACAATCCAGTTAGGAACTATTCATCTGGTATGTATATGAGACTCGCTTTTTCCGTGGCAATAATGGTCGAACCAGATGTCCTATTAATAGATGAAGTACTGGCCGTAGGAGATGCTGCATTTCAACAAAAATGTATGGATCAATTATTAAAAATGAAAACAAGAGGTGTAACAATAGTCTTTGTATCACATGACTTAGGTGCCATGGAAAAACTGTGTGATCGAGTAGTTTGGATTAATAAAGGCATTGTGTCGAGTGATGGCAAGCCAAAAAAAGTTATTGATCAGTATCTCTCCCATCTAGCTGCTGAGGAGAACAATCGATTGATTCAAGAAACTTCAACTGTTATGGATGAGAATAAAACAATAGAAGAAACTCAAACAGAAATTATTATAAGTGAGACAGAACAGAAGTCCGATCCACAAAGATGGGGGAATCGGTTCGTAGAGATCACTAATGTTTATTTCACTGATTACAATAATCAAAATAAGCTGAGTTTTTTATCAGAAGATGAAATGATTCTTAAGATTAGATATAAAGGTAATAAAAAGGTGGAAAATCCAATATTCGGACTAGCGATTCACACAATTGATCATATCCACTGTTATGGTACAAACACGTTTATTGACTATTATAAAATTAAAGATATTTATGCTAATGATGAAGGGGAGATTCACTTTAAAATCCCTACATTAAATTTAGGTTCAGGAACGTACCTAGTAACGACAGCAGTACATGATGAACATGGGAACCAGTATGATTTTCACGATAA comes from Paenibacillus sp. 19GGS1-52 and encodes:
- a CDS encoding glycosyltransferase, whose translation is MTNAKSLIYKRLYKIAVRFKPIAVRIFSFETRQRVKQRLLKTAFPIHRSVKLSPTKDELTGVNLVGYSRAEMGIGESCRIAAKSISAVDIPFGIINFTGTNSASMNDDTWVHKEILEPKYNLNIFHINAEQMIEIYAHYGNSIFKDRYNIGYWHWELPDFPDEWKESFNLVDEIWAPSTFVVDSIAMKSPVPVVKIPHSIEVRINIKRNRAYFQLPEHTFLFLSMYDLKSYQDRKNPQASIKAFQLAFLPEDESVGLVIKVNSAQQQRSPELDELHSLIGNYKNIYLIEKTLSRNDTNALISVTDSYISLHRSEGFGLGLAEAMYLGKPAIGTNWSSNTDFMNHSNSCLVDYTLVQLNHDHGPYKSYQYWADPDVEHASRYMRKLCDDRNYYKEISSKGEEHIKKNFSPQAIGELIKSRLHYISLWKFGG
- the gmd gene encoding GDP-mannose 4,6-dehydratase encodes the protein MTKHALITGITGQDGSYLAELLLSKGYKVFGLRRRTSVPILENLEHLKNEIEFIDGDLLDLGSLINAVRISNPDEVYNLAAQSFVATSWIQPVSTGLATGIGVTNMLEAVRLTKPDARFYQASSSEMFGKVVETPQKETTPFYPRSPYGVAKVYGHWITVNYRESYNMYACSGILFNHESPRRGIEFVTRKVTDAAVRIKLGMQTELRMGNLDAQRDWGFAGDYVKAMWLMLQQDKPEDFVISTGETHSIEELVEIAFTHVGLNWRDYVVVDQKFVRPAEVDLLLGDCTNAKEKLGWKLEVGFEQLVKMMVDSDMKKVSSNYKNDIKSGL
- a CDS encoding ABC transporter permease yields the protein MLKKIKEIYNYRQMLESMVLTDLRTRYKGSFLGFFWTLLNPLLMLAVYSMIFKYVVRISLENYTSYLFIGIISWNLLSQSLTSGATAVVRNAGLVKKIYFPKEILPLSVVIGGIINFLLSLIVLFPVLLFSHIEMGWPLLFLPILLVVFSIFTLALTTLVSCLNVYFRDLEHIIGVFIMAWFYLTPIVFTSDMIPAGLKTVFNLNPMTTIMEGFHDVFFYNKVPDLSILSVIAVLSIGLLIICYATFAKLSRNFAEEI
- a CDS encoding O-antigen ligase family protein gives rise to the protein MSKPVYGKNAAQSRIVEKIPASIWALVVALILFLIWTPFQVGLFNGQQVDFEKPIYVAALLSGFMLLVWVGLYYKKFKLEEQRDLVAVSALLLPLTYALSLFVAVSHYMAMNMLFIQSMYVAIFIIALYLLKQKQLNLVIQNALLAIAYFIVGFGLLNWLGSWSFAGSLVGWFSNTVQGGKYLDAVMTDSNGLRLTSIFQYANTYAAFLMAFLFVAVFALVRSRKWYGTLTHGFMLVPIIVSILLTLSRGGLVLLPVVFILLLLFLKPAQQLLWILQLGVAGVAALAITTPITDLGLELSTKYTTSAALKGWGYLLGASLIVAGIGWVIQRFVAPWLQQKLGSWGSRKLTGLWIPLGSVVLVAIVAFLLIGTSASKILPANMETRLENINFKQHSVLERITFYKDAVKVIKDYPILGTGGGGWSSLYEHYQNNPYTSRQVHNFFLQYLIEVGILGFIVFMGFILYIFYKYIRGYVKRDKDEFNNGFFYLIIALSILIHSLLDFNMSYAFMGILVFLGLAGMAAVMESKPLRRNWNTSWLRNSYFAVIAIGTVFLLFLSIGAISSSAAALKAKNLLGVSQSYEEIKAPLVEALKDRPYHPESAMYLSSLDQQVFSQTKDEKYLVESYSVLTRALKDEPYNKSLLAQLVSYYDLKGQSDLAYGVYLDNADKFNWDIDWYNTLISRSFTLGNAAFVQKDDAKKQQYFKTGLEAYKHVVDGVEHLKTLPPEQMQGRPFSVTPAIALNAGKIQFMSGDIKTAAATLKLGLSTDYTDVQNREIARWYLAALKKDSGQDQAAYDLLIAADPTEAAQIDAIVATKY
- a CDS encoding GDP-mannose 4,6-dehydratase gives rise to the protein MRALITGITGFVGAHLAEELHNQGYEVFGTTRKSCPNAMFANSAIQIIPMNYNSEEDILEILNKIKPHEIYHLAGQSSVKMSWENKVDTLETNIILTVKLLEALRKSDVADSAKLLMIGSSEEYGSIDNENTPITEEAVLRPISPYGVSKASTSLLFQQYVKVYGLKLLYARPFNHIGPGQDIGFVTSDFAKQIVMIEKGIHLPNISVGNLEAQRDFTDVRDIVSAYTMLVEKGQIGEIYNICSGKPHAIKYILTYLLDLSFNKNIQVKQDENKMRPSEFPIYIGDSTKIQEHIGWETTYSIEKSLQDILNYWRIMI
- a CDS encoding mannose-1-phosphate guanylyltransferase, whose product is MTITCVIMAGGKGERFWPKSRTNLPKQFLNISGTKSMIQQSIARLEKLIDISQIFIVTNELYAELIKAQIPHLPLANIIIEPVGRNTAPCIGLASIIIEDRFPDSTMIVIPSDHIIENEEGFVRILKTAVEVAQDNSNLVTLGIQPTYPETGYGYIESSDQSQQINELPVHKVNKFVEKPDLATAQSYLESGNFYWNSGIFIWKIETIRGYIKELMPEMHDILETMKTVLKSKDRDAIIRSEFLKMPDQSIDYGIMEKVNNIYVIPCVFGWDDVGSWTALERISDLDENGNVIKGNILNLDTKRCIIESNGKLIATLGIEDLIIVDTEDVTLICTKDKAQEVKLLLKELRMQKLEQYL
- a CDS encoding ABC transporter ATP-binding protein, with product MDAISIKNVTKSFKIFSERSATLKDRIVNRRRNNFQQFFALKDVSLDIQKGQTLGFVGRNGSGKSTLLKLLTGILYPDSGEIEVKGKVSSLLELGAGFHPDFTGRENIFMNAAILGLSKKEIKMKLDKIIAFSELKEYIDNPVRNYSSGMYMRLAFSVAIMVEPDVLLIDEVLAVGDAAFQQKCMDQLLKMKTRGVTIVFVSHDLGAMEKLCDRVVWINKGIVSSDGKPKKVIDQYLSHLAAEENNRLIQETSTVMDENKTIEETQTEIIISETEQKSDPQRWGNRFVEITNVYFTDYNNQNKLSFLSEDEMILKIRYKGNKKVENPIFGLAIHTIDHIHCYGTNTFIDYYKIKDIYANDEGEIHFKIPTLNLGSGTYLVTTAVHDEHGNQYDFHDKRFSFQVTSLSKDLGIVKIAHTWEQSV